A region from the Simiduia sp. 21SJ11W-1 genome encodes:
- a CDS encoding AGE family epimerase/isomerase, with translation MPSAPNFKSAAFLREHVDSILAFYEPHVADPVHGGFHQNFYDDGTPFNPGDKHLVSSTRMVFNYCKAYQHAQTPERKAQFKARALAGLEYIRTQHWDASRPGYHWTLSVNQPVDSTNHCYGLAFVILAFSSCLSAGVADTRAELYRTWDLLNAKLWLPQSGLYADEASADWQTVSDYRGQNANMHCCEALLAAHQATGDEVFLERAYTLANTVSVTLADKAEGLVWEHFTKDLAIDWDYNRDDPKNLYRPWGFQPGHQTEWAKLLVLLHRVKPEAWMLTRAQSLFDRALETCWDSEQGGIFYGHAPDGSICDDDKYFWVQAESFAAAALLAEATGEARYWQWYEKIWQYSWAHFVDHQHGAWYRLLTANNEKTSNQKSTAGGKCDYHTMGACWEVLGVLA, from the coding sequence ATGCCCAGTGCGCCAAATTTCAAGAGCGCTGCCTTTTTACGTGAGCATGTTGATAGCATTCTCGCGTTCTACGAGCCCCATGTGGCAGATCCAGTGCATGGCGGCTTTCATCAAAATTTCTACGATGATGGCACGCCATTTAACCCGGGCGATAAGCACCTGGTGAGCAGCACCCGCATGGTGTTTAACTATTGCAAAGCCTACCAGCACGCACAAACGCCCGAGCGCAAGGCGCAATTTAAAGCGCGTGCACTGGCGGGCCTTGAGTACATTCGCACCCAACACTGGGATGCCAGCCGCCCCGGCTACCACTGGACACTGAGCGTTAATCAGCCGGTAGACAGTACCAATCACTGCTATGGCCTGGCGTTTGTGATACTGGCGTTTTCAAGCTGTTTGTCAGCGGGCGTGGCCGACACCCGCGCCGAGTTGTATCGCACCTGGGATCTGTTAAATGCCAAACTTTGGCTGCCGCAATCTGGCCTTTATGCCGATGAAGCCAGTGCCGATTGGCAAACCGTCAGTGATTATCGTGGGCAGAATGCCAACATGCACTGCTGTGAGGCGCTCCTGGCAGCGCACCAGGCAACCGGCGATGAGGTGTTTCTGGAGCGTGCCTATACACTGGCTAACACCGTATCGGTAACGCTTGCCGATAAGGCAGAGGGGCTGGTGTGGGAACACTTCACGAAAGATCTGGCAATAGATTGGGATTACAACCGCGACGACCCAAAAAACCTCTACCGCCCCTGGGGCTTTCAACCCGGCCACCAAACGGAGTGGGCAAAATTACTGGTGCTTTTGCACCGGGTAAAGCCCGAGGCGTGGATGCTCACCCGTGCACAATCCCTGTTTGATCGCGCGCTTGAAACCTGCTGGGATAGCGAGCAGGGCGGCATTTTTTATGGCCATGCGCCAGATGGCAGTATTTGCGATGACGATAAATATTTTTGGGTGCAGGCAGAAAGTTTTGCCGCAGCAGCCCTGTTGGCAGAAGCCACAGGCGAGGCACGCTATTGGCAGTGGTACGAAAAAATCTGGCAGTACAGCTGGGCGCATTTTGTGGATCATCAACACGGTGCCTGGTACCGTTTGCTAACCGCAAATAATGAAAAAACGAGCAATCAGAAAAGCACTGCCGGTGGCAAGTGCGACTACCACACCATGGGCGCCTGTTGGGAAGTGTTGGGTGTATTGGCATAG
- a CDS encoding GDSL-type esterase/lipase family protein, which produces MQRYPATDGRIYKAGYWLKAAACNDFSTDTQASSAGAIAFDWPGTRVVFRCRAQRIVLHFSGAQTYFQVRILAPTANGLREVSSRRVRAGCDIAIDLAAQSASATPDDERLVHIAQCSECRNQPVVFHGVSLDGCLLDQLADAGEAAGLSATNTADTFDGVDEFFGAAPGRCSPRLEFIGDSYFVGYGNLLPETAPMRDGLPDDQIDQHTDTQQAMAALAAGYLNLPWRLRAVSGRGLVRNYPGQALHLPTLPECVNQSLHAAPLAPAIRAAQLHTGPVIYVVNLGTNDFSTRPDAGEKYTELSSLRAAFLEKYTELVAQLCTTHAQAKVLLVGVPHPNSSLQASLLQQLAGQLGAHLPVHFCQLPEVGLHGCDAHPNLAGHRQCAQVLAKSLRRILR; this is translated from the coding sequence ATGCAGCGCTACCCCGCAACGGACGGCCGCATTTATAAGGCGGGCTATTGGCTTAAGGCCGCTGCATGCAACGATTTTTCAACGGATACCCAGGCATCCAGCGCTGGCGCTATTGCATTTGACTGGCCCGGCACCCGCGTCGTTTTTCGGTGCAGGGCGCAGCGAATTGTGTTGCATTTCTCCGGTGCGCAAACGTATTTTCAGGTGCGTATTTTGGCGCCTACAGCAAACGGCTTGCGTGAAGTATCGTCAAGGCGTGTGCGTGCCGGTTGCGATATCGCGATTGACCTTGCCGCACAATCTGCCTCTGCTACCCCCGATGACGAGCGGCTGGTGCATATTGCGCAGTGCTCTGAGTGCCGTAACCAACCGGTGGTATTTCACGGTGTTTCCCTTGATGGTTGCCTGCTTGATCAGCTTGCCGATGCCGGCGAGGCAGCCGGGTTATCGGCCACAAACACTGCTGATACTTTTGACGGGGTTGATGAATTTTTTGGTGCAGCCCCGGGGCGCTGCTCGCCACGCTTGGAATTCATCGGTGATTCCTATTTTGTGGGCTATGGCAATCTGTTGCCTGAAACCGCGCCCATGCGTGACGGTTTACCTGATGATCAGATAGACCAACATACCGATACCCAGCAAGCCATGGCGGCCCTTGCCGCCGGTTACCTGAATCTGCCTTGGCGTTTGCGGGCAGTTTCAGGGCGGGGGCTAGTGCGCAATTATCCGGGGCAGGCTTTACACTTGCCCACCCTGCCTGAATGCGTCAACCAATCGCTCCACGCGGCCCCACTTGCGCCAGCCATTAGAGCAGCCCAATTGCATACCGGGCCCGTTATTTATGTCGTAAATCTGGGCACCAACGACTTCTCCACACGCCCGGACGCCGGCGAAAAATATACCGAGCTTTCGTCATTGCGTGCGGCTTTCTTGGAAAAATATACCGAGCTTGTGGCACAACTATGTACCACGCATGCTCAGGCAAAGGTGCTACTAGTGGGTGTGCCGCACCCGAATTCCTCGCTACAGGCAAGTCTGCTGCAACAGCTAGCTGGCCAACTGGGTGCGCATCTACCCGTGCATTTTTGCCAGTTGCCCGAGGTGGGGCTGCACGGCTGCGATGCCCACCCGAACCTGGCCGGCCACAGGCAGTGCGCACAGGTTTTGGCAAAGTCATTGCGCCGAATACTGCGCTAG